A window of the Cannabis sativa cultivar Pink pepper isolate KNU-18-1 chromosome X, ASM2916894v1, whole genome shotgun sequence genome harbors these coding sequences:
- the LOC133032346 gene encoding uncharacterized protein LOC133032346, whose amino-acid sequence MILMIFAFERFKESGGKVIGPFTVKKGYSNQQYELFRYIFSSANDPSEVLAHFGKVEVERMYFKCMKPETDISHSLIDCFAQIMNFREKKRNGIGSKRTWFMPTRISSKLLGRTMTVERMAKQQEWSTLYYDADLSLCHTMVVPLLDTESAPHWFAANVSMVNTTVEIRDSLSSAMHKRSRRSTCVEMVCTCVHGLPFY is encoded by the exons atgattttgatgatctttGCGTTCGAAAGATTCAAAGAATCTGGAGGGAAGGTGATTGGTCCGTTCACTGTGAAGAAGGGTTACTCAAATCAACAGTACGAGTTGTTCCGTTACATTTTCTCTAGCGCCAATGATCCGAG TGAAGTGTTAGCCCATTTTGGGAAGGTTGAGGTCGAGCGGATGTATTTCAAATGCATGAAACCGGAGACCGATATATCACACAGT CTCATTGATTGCTTTGCTCAAATCATGAATTTTCGAGAGAAGAAGCGCAACGGCATTGGAAGTAAGAGAACTTGGTTTATGCCCACCAGAATTTCG AGCAAGTTACTTGGAAGAACGATGACTGTGGAGAGGATGGCGAAGCAGCAAGAGTGGTCCACTCTTTATTACGATGCAGATTTGAGTTTATGTCACACT ATGGTGGTACCCCTACTGGATACCGAGAGTGCTCCGCACTGGTTTGCGGCGAATGTGAGCATGGTTAATACAACAGTGGAAATTAGGGACTCGTTGTCTTCTGCAATGCATAAGAGGTCACGTCGGAGCACCTGCGTAGAGATGGTATGCACGTGTGTACACGGTTTGCCGTTTTATTAG